In Cupriavidus basilensis, the following proteins share a genomic window:
- a CDS encoding 2-hydroxymuconic semialdehyde dehydrogenase has protein sequence MKEFKNFINGEWVATNRRFDDRNPVDNSLIARVHEAGQAEVDAAVAAAKQALRGPWGKMTVARRVEILHAVADGINRRFDDFLQAEIADTGKPHSLASHVDIPRGAANFKVFADLIKNVPTESFAMATPDGGEAINYAVRSPRGVIGVVCPWNLPLLLMTWKVGPALACGNTVVVKPSEETPATATLLGEVMNEAGVPPGVYNVVHGFGPDSAGAFLTAHPDVNGITFTGETRTGEAIMKAAANGVRPVSFELGGKNAGIVFADADFDKAVAGITRSAFENSGQVCLGTERVYVQRPIFARFVAALKARAEALRIGRPNDEGVNMGPLVSLEHRDKVLSYYRKAADAGATVVTGGGVPEMPGALAEGAWVQPTIWTGLPEDAAVIREEIFGPCCHIAPFDTEEEAIRLANDTPYGLAATVWTSDLGTAHRMGSALEVGICWINAWFLRDLRTAFGGAKQSGIGREGGVHSLEFYTELRNVCVKL, from the coding sequence ATGAAAGAGTTCAAGAACTTCATCAACGGCGAATGGGTGGCCACCAACCGCCGGTTCGACGACCGCAATCCGGTCGATAACAGCCTGATCGCCCGTGTGCACGAAGCCGGGCAGGCCGAGGTCGATGCGGCGGTAGCCGCGGCAAAGCAAGCGCTGAGGGGGCCGTGGGGCAAGATGACCGTGGCGCGGCGCGTCGAGATATTGCACGCGGTGGCTGACGGCATCAACCGCCGCTTCGACGACTTCCTGCAAGCCGAGATCGCCGACACCGGCAAACCGCACTCCCTCGCCAGCCATGTCGACATCCCGCGCGGCGCGGCGAACTTCAAGGTGTTCGCCGACCTGATCAAGAACGTGCCCACCGAGAGCTTCGCCATGGCCACGCCGGACGGCGGCGAGGCCATCAACTATGCGGTGCGCTCGCCGCGCGGCGTGATCGGCGTGGTGTGCCCGTGGAACCTGCCGCTGCTGCTGATGACCTGGAAGGTTGGCCCGGCGCTGGCTTGCGGCAATACCGTGGTGGTCAAGCCGTCCGAGGAAACCCCCGCCACGGCCACTTTGCTCGGTGAGGTGATGAACGAGGCCGGCGTGCCGCCGGGCGTCTATAACGTGGTGCACGGCTTTGGCCCGGATTCCGCTGGCGCCTTCCTGACCGCGCACCCGGATGTGAACGGCATCACCTTCACCGGCGAGACCCGTACTGGCGAGGCCATCATGAAGGCGGCCGCCAATGGCGTACGCCCGGTTTCGTTCGAGCTGGGCGGCAAGAATGCCGGCATCGTCTTCGCCGACGCGGATTTCGACAAGGCAGTGGCCGGCATCACCCGCTCGGCCTTCGAGAACAGCGGCCAGGTCTGCCTGGGCACCGAGCGCGTCTATGTGCAGCGGCCCATCTTCGCGCGCTTCGTCGCGGCGCTCAAGGCCAGGGCCGAGGCCTTGCGCATTGGCAGGCCGAATGACGAGGGCGTCAACATGGGCCCGCTGGTGTCGCTGGAGCATCGCGATAAGGTGCTGTCCTACTACCGCAAGGCGGCGGATGCGGGCGCTACCGTGGTCACCGGCGGCGGTGTGCCCGAGATGCCCGGCGCGCTGGCCGAAGGCGCCTGGGTGCAGCCCACCATCTGGACCGGCCTGCCGGAGGACGCGGCGGTGATCCGCGAGGAGATCTTCGGCCCCTGCTGCCATATCGCGCCGTTCGATACCGAGGAAGAGGCCATTCGCCTCGCCAACGATACGCCTTACGGCCTGGCCGCCACCGTATGGACGTCCGACCTGGGCACCGCGCACCGCATGGGCAGCGCGCTGGAGGTGGGCATCTGCTGGATCAACGCATGGTTCCTGCGCGACCTGCGCACCGCCTTCGGCGGCGCCAAGCAATCCGGCATCGGCCGCGAGGGCGGGGTGCATTCGCTGGAGTTCTATACCGAGCTGCGCAATGTGTGCGTGAAACTTTGA
- a CDS encoding aromatic/alkene/methane monooxygenase hydroxylase/oxygenase subunit alpha — translation MDARKKLNLREKYATMTRDLGWETTYEPMDKVFPYDKYEGIKIHDWDKWEDPFRMTMDAYWKYQSEKERKLYAIIDSFVQNNGHLNVSDPRYLNALRLFLTGVTPLEYAAHRGYAHLGRHFRGAGARVAAQMQSIDELRHAQTQMHTLSVYNKYFNGFGEWQHMHDRVWYLSVPKSYFEDAMSAGPFEFITAISFSFEYVLTNLLFMPFMSGAAYNGDMATVTFGFSAQSDESRHMTLGLEVVKFLCQQDPDNIPILQKWLDKWFWRGFRLLTLVGMMMDYMLPKRVMSWAQAWEMYFEQAGGALFKDLERYGLRMPKYHEVATKTKDRITHEAWGTFYNYAAAAGFHTWVPKQDEMAWLTEKYPDTFARYYKPRLDYWQERQQQGERFYNATLPMLCQTCQIPMVFSEPDDPTQTCYRESSYHGMRFHFCSDGCKDIFDGEPQKYAQAWLPVHQIYQGNCGGGSLEDVLKWYRINPGADNLDFEGSQDQKNWNAWKGVPGTAA, via the coding sequence ATGGACGCACGCAAGAAGCTCAACCTGCGCGAGAAGTACGCCACGATGACGCGCGACCTCGGCTGGGAAACCACCTACGAGCCGATGGACAAGGTCTTTCCCTACGACAAGTACGAAGGCATCAAGATCCATGACTGGGACAAATGGGAAGACCCGTTCCGCATGACCATGGACGCCTACTGGAAGTACCAGTCGGAGAAGGAGCGCAAGCTGTACGCGATCATCGATTCGTTCGTGCAGAACAACGGCCACCTCAACGTCTCGGACCCGCGCTACCTGAACGCGCTGCGCCTGTTCCTGACCGGCGTGACGCCGCTGGAGTACGCGGCGCACCGCGGCTATGCCCACCTCGGGCGGCACTTCCGCGGCGCCGGCGCGCGGGTGGCGGCGCAGATGCAGTCGATCGACGAGCTGCGCCATGCCCAGACCCAGATGCACACGCTGTCGGTCTACAACAAGTACTTCAACGGCTTCGGCGAATGGCAGCATATGCATGACCGGGTCTGGTACCTGTCCGTGCCCAAGTCCTATTTCGAAGACGCCATGAGCGCGGGCCCGTTCGAGTTCATCACCGCGATCTCGTTCTCCTTCGAGTATGTGCTGACCAACCTGCTGTTCATGCCCTTCATGTCGGGTGCGGCCTACAACGGCGACATGGCCACGGTGACCTTCGGCTTCTCGGCGCAGTCCGATGAATCGCGCCATATGACGCTGGGCCTGGAAGTGGTGAAGTTCCTGTGCCAGCAGGACCCGGACAATATCCCCATCCTGCAGAAGTGGCTGGACAAATGGTTCTGGCGCGGCTTTCGCCTGCTTACGCTGGTCGGCATGATGATGGACTACATGCTGCCCAAGCGCGTGATGTCGTGGGCGCAAGCCTGGGAGATGTACTTCGAGCAGGCCGGCGGCGCGCTGTTCAAGGACCTGGAGCGCTACGGCCTGCGCATGCCCAAGTACCACGAGGTGGCCACCAAGACCAAGGACCGCATCACCCACGAGGCCTGGGGCACCTTCTACAACTACGCGGCTGCGGCCGGCTTCCATACCTGGGTGCCCAAGCAGGACGAGATGGCCTGGCTGACGGAGAAATATCCCGACACCTTCGCGCGCTACTACAAGCCGCGCCTCGATTACTGGCAGGAGCGCCAGCAGCAAGGGGAGCGCTTCTACAACGCCACGCTGCCGATGCTGTGCCAGACCTGCCAGATCCCGATGGTGTTCTCGGAGCCGGACGACCCCACCCAGACCTGCTACCGGGAGAGCAGCTACCACGGCATGCGGTTCCACTTCTGCTCGGACGGCTGCAAGGACATCTTTGACGGCGAGCCGCAGAAGTACGCGCAGGCGTGGTTGCCCGTGCACCAGATCTACCAGGGCAACTGCGGCGGCGGATCGCTGGAAGACGTGCTTAAGTGGTACCGCATCAACCCAGGCGCGGACAACTTGGATTTCGAAGGTTCGCAGGATCAGAAGAACTGGAACGCCTGGAAGGGCGTGCCGGGCACGGCTGCCTGA
- a CDS encoding catechol 2,3-dioxygenase, which produces MALTGVLRPGHVALRVLELEPALKHYTEVLGLIETARDDKGRVYLKAWDEHDHHSVVLREADSPGMDYMGFRVDSGRTLEWLAQEVEQSGLASDFQWIPAGEHPRTGVRFRFTIPTGHAIELFADKDKLGCLTGDSNPDPWPDDLRGMAPSRFDHCLLYGDDLDGTVRLFRDVLGFTLAEEVVAGPGKMMIGAFLTCSNKAHDIAFIRHAEKNKFHHASFNLDNWGEVLKAADIISKKDVSLDIGPTRHGITRGATIYFFDPSGNRNEVFSGGYIHYPDKPTITWTDNELGKAIFYHDRKLNDAFLNVLT; this is translated from the coding sequence ATGGCATTGACAGGCGTATTGCGCCCGGGGCACGTGGCACTGCGCGTGCTGGAACTCGAACCGGCGCTCAAGCACTACACCGAGGTTCTCGGACTGATCGAAACCGCGCGCGACGACAAGGGCCGCGTCTACCTGAAGGCCTGGGACGAGCACGATCACCACAGTGTGGTCCTGCGCGAGGCCGACAGCCCGGGCATGGACTACATGGGCTTTCGCGTGGATAGCGGCCGCACGTTGGAATGGCTGGCGCAGGAGGTGGAGCAATCCGGACTCGCTTCGGACTTCCAGTGGATTCCTGCCGGCGAGCATCCGCGCACCGGCGTGCGGTTTCGTTTCACCATTCCCACGGGACATGCCATCGAGCTCTTCGCCGACAAGGACAAGCTGGGCTGCCTGACCGGCGACAGCAATCCCGACCCGTGGCCGGACGACCTGCGCGGCATGGCGCCCAGCCGCTTCGATCATTGCCTGCTGTACGGCGACGACCTGGATGGCACCGTCAGGCTGTTTCGCGACGTGCTTGGCTTCACGCTGGCCGAGGAGGTGGTCGCCGGCCCCGGCAAGATGATGATCGGCGCCTTCCTGACGTGCTCCAACAAGGCGCATGACATCGCCTTCATCCGGCATGCGGAGAAGAACAAGTTCCATCACGCCTCGTTCAACCTGGACAACTGGGGCGAAGTGCTGAAGGCCGCCGACATTATTTCCAAGAAGGACGTGTCGCTCGATATCGGGCCGACGCGCCATGGCATTACGCGCGGCGCGACGATCTATTTCTTCGATCCATCGGGCAACCGGAACGAGGTCTTTTCTGGCGGCTATATCCACTATCCGGACAAGCCGACCATCACATGGACCGACAACGAACTGGGCAAGGCGATCTTCTATCACGACCGCAAGCTGAACGACGCGTTCCTGAATGTACTGACCTGA
- a CDS encoding aromatic/alkene monooxygenase hydroxylase subunit beta: MQVDIKTQQIQPLRQTYGHVARRFGDKPASRYQEATYDVQSEVNFHYRPTWDPQHEIYDKRRTAIVMADWYALKDPRQYFYGAYVTARGRQQDATEKSFAFVEKRGLLQALPAEWQDRLADGLLPLRHVEWGANMNNFYCADYGWGTAITQACTYCAMDRLGIAQYLSRIGMLLDGNTGVALERAKVAWMESAAWQPMRRFVEHSFVIEDWFETFVTQNLVLDGLLYPLVYQHADAAIVRACGTGLAVLTEFMNDWREEHARWVDAVIQTAAAESDANRMLLSGWARAARAQAAQALVPVADTLLGEGGEQVVALCLEQFDVRLDKLGLAA, from the coding sequence ATGCAAGTCGATATCAAGACCCAGCAGATCCAGCCGCTGCGCCAAACCTACGGCCATGTGGCGCGCCGCTTCGGCGACAAGCCCGCCTCGCGCTACCAGGAGGCCACCTACGATGTGCAGTCGGAAGTCAATTTTCACTACCGCCCGACCTGGGACCCGCAACACGAGATCTACGACAAGCGCCGCACCGCGATCGTGATGGCGGACTGGTACGCGCTCAAGGATCCGCGCCAGTACTTCTACGGCGCCTACGTGACGGCGCGCGGCCGCCAGCAGGACGCCACCGAGAAGAGCTTCGCCTTCGTGGAAAAACGCGGCCTGCTGCAGGCGCTGCCCGCCGAATGGCAGGACCGCCTGGCCGACGGGCTGCTGCCGCTGCGCCACGTGGAGTGGGGCGCCAACATGAACAACTTCTACTGCGCGGACTATGGCTGGGGCACGGCCATCACCCAGGCCTGCACCTACTGCGCGATGGATCGCCTCGGCATTGCCCAGTACCTGTCGCGCATCGGCATGCTGCTCGACGGCAACACTGGCGTGGCGCTGGAGCGGGCCAAGGTGGCCTGGATGGAGAGCGCCGCGTGGCAGCCGATGCGGCGCTTTGTCGAGCATAGCTTTGTGATCGAGGACTGGTTCGAGACTTTCGTTACCCAGAACCTTGTGCTCGATGGGCTGCTGTATCCGCTGGTGTACCAGCACGCCGACGCGGCCATCGTGCGCGCCTGCGGCACCGGGCTGGCGGTGCTGACCGAGTTCATGAACGACTGGCGCGAGGAGCACGCACGCTGGGTCGACGCGGTGATCCAGACCGCCGCGGCGGAGTCCGATGCCAATCGCATGCTGCTGTCGGGCTGGGCCCGCGCCGCGCGTGCGCAAGCGGCCCAAGCGCTGGTGCCGGTGGCCGACACCTTGCTGGGCGAAGGCGGCGAGCAGGTGGTGGCGCTGTGCCTGGAGCAGTTCGACGTGCGTCTTGACAAGCTTGGCCTTGCCGCCTGA
- a CDS encoding phenol hydroxylase subunit yields MINQSVPLFEASPRFVRVDGRTPEGFVQFAFSVADPELNVELIMPEPMFEAFCSVNRVHFLPPEITAPDQDD; encoded by the coding sequence ATGATCAACCAGTCGGTCCCCTTGTTTGAAGCCTCGCCCCGCTTTGTCCGCGTTGATGGCCGCACGCCCGAGGGCTTCGTGCAGTTCGCGTTCAGCGTGGCGGACCCCGAGCTCAATGTCGAGCTGATCATGCCCGAGCCGATGTTCGAGGCCTTCTGCAGCGTCAACCGCGTGCACTTCTTGCCGCCGGAGATTACCGCGCCCGATCAGGACGACTGA
- a CDS encoding 2Fe-2S iron-sulfur cluster binding domain-containing protein: MHTVEIAGSGQCYPCAPEQSLLRAMEALGKRGIPAGCRGGGCGVCKVRIEAGRYHTGKMSRACLSEAEEGSGFVLACKAFPDSDIRLQPVALLQRCLDKQRARQDAAQEQLNKQQ, encoded by the coding sequence ATGCATACCGTCGAGATCGCGGGAAGCGGCCAGTGCTACCCCTGTGCGCCAGAGCAGAGCCTGCTGCGCGCCATGGAAGCCCTGGGCAAGCGTGGCATTCCCGCTGGCTGCCGGGGCGGTGGCTGCGGAGTGTGCAAGGTGCGCATCGAGGCTGGCCGCTACCACACCGGCAAGATGAGCCGCGCCTGCCTGTCGGAGGCGGAGGAGGGGAGCGGGTTTGTGCTCGCCTGCAAGGCCTTCCCCGACAGCGATATCCGCCTGCAGCCGGTGGCGTTGCTGCAGCGCTGCCTGGACAAGCAGCGGGCGCGGCAGGACGCAGCGCAAGAGCAGTTGAACAAGCAGCAATAA
- a CDS encoding NADH:ubiquinone reductase (Na(+)-transporting) subunit F, producing MYSLTIEPIGQTIPIAAGQTVLDACLRNGVWLPHACCHGLCATCKVQVVEGEFEHGEASSFALMDFERDSGQCLACCATAQSDMVIEADIEEDADSLGLPLADYRAEVVEARALTPTIRGIWLRVKGGAAAAFQAGQYLNLHVPGCDQPRAFSLANRPGDDLVELHVRRVEGGQATGYLHDRLSVGDELGFSAPYGRFFVRKSAQKPMLFLAGGSGLSSPRAMILDMLAAGETLPITLVQGARNRTELYYDEAFRALAGAHPNFRYVPALSDVPADSGWDGARGYVHDVLHGLYADGATADFRGHKAYLCGPPPMIEACIRTLMQGRLFEEDIHTEKFISAGDAQNSARSPLFKI from the coding sequence ATGTATTCCCTGACCATTGAACCGATCGGGCAGACCATCCCCATCGCAGCGGGCCAGACCGTGCTGGATGCTTGCCTGCGCAACGGCGTGTGGCTGCCGCACGCCTGCTGCCACGGGCTGTGCGCCACCTGCAAGGTGCAGGTGGTGGAGGGCGAGTTCGAGCACGGAGAGGCCTCCAGCTTCGCGCTGATGGACTTCGAGCGCGACAGCGGGCAGTGCCTGGCCTGCTGCGCCACCGCGCAGTCCGACATGGTGATCGAGGCCGATATCGAGGAAGACGCCGACTCGCTCGGCCTGCCGCTGGCCGACTATCGTGCCGAGGTGGTGGAGGCCCGCGCGCTGACCCCCACCATCCGCGGCATCTGGCTGCGCGTGAAGGGCGGCGCCGCGGCTGCCTTCCAGGCCGGCCAGTACCTCAACCTGCATGTGCCGGGCTGCGACCAGCCGCGCGCGTTCTCGCTGGCCAACCGTCCGGGTGACGACCTGGTGGAGCTGCATGTGCGGCGGGTGGAGGGCGGGCAGGCCACCGGCTACCTGCACGATCGGTTGTCGGTGGGCGACGAACTCGGATTCTCCGCGCCTTACGGCCGCTTCTTCGTGCGCAAGTCAGCGCAAAAGCCCATGCTGTTCCTGGCGGGCGGCTCGGGCTTGTCCAGCCCGCGCGCCATGATCCTGGACATGCTCGCTGCCGGCGAGACGCTGCCGATCACGCTGGTGCAGGGCGCGCGCAACCGCACGGAGCTGTACTACGACGAGGCGTTCCGTGCACTGGCCGGCGCGCACCCCAACTTTCGCTATGTGCCCGCGCTCTCCGACGTACCGGCGGACAGTGGCTGGGATGGCGCGCGCGGCTACGTGCACGACGTCTTGCACGGCCTTTACGCCGATGGCGCTACCGCCGACTTCCGTGGCCACAAGGCCTATCTGTGCGGCCCGCCGCCGATGATCGAAGCTTGCATCCGCACGTTGATGCAGGGCCGGCTGTTCGAGGAGGACATCCACACCGAGAAGTTCATCTCGGCCGGCGACGCACAGAACAGCGCGCGCAGCCCGCTGTTCAAGATCTGA
- a CDS encoding phenol hydroxylase subunit P4, with translation MSVVSIGPYAFEPADREAVFHGNRLLYIGWDRHLLFCAPHCLPLPPSMRLREVVENVLPGVYGYHPDFARIDWTRVAWLRGSEPWQPDLDRTLEENGLGHKAVIRFRTPGLDGIGGSGS, from the coding sequence ATGTCCGTCGTATCCATTGGCCCCTACGCGTTCGAGCCCGCCGACCGCGAAGCGGTGTTCCACGGCAACCGCCTGCTCTATATCGGCTGGGATCGCCACTTGCTGTTCTGTGCCCCGCATTGCCTTCCCTTGCCGCCGTCGATGCGCCTGCGCGAGGTCGTGGAGAACGTGCTGCCGGGCGTCTACGGCTATCACCCCGACTTTGCCCGCATTGACTGGACCCGCGTGGCGTGGCTGCGCGGCAGCGAGCCCTGGCAGCCAGACCTCGATCGCACGCTGGAAGAGAACGGCCTGGGCCACAAGGCGGTGATCCGGTTCCGCACACCGGGGCTGGATGGCATTGGCGGCAGTGGCAGCTAA
- a CDS encoding MmoB/DmpM family protein: protein MTANVYIALQSNDDTRPIIEAITEANPHAVVSQFPAMVKIDAPGHLTILRELVSEKLGRDWDLQEIHLNLISLSGNIDEDDDAFTLRWNT, encoded by the coding sequence ATGACCGCCAATGTCTATATCGCGCTGCAAAGCAACGACGACACCCGTCCCATCATCGAGGCCATCACCGAGGCCAACCCGCACGCGGTGGTGTCGCAGTTTCCCGCCATGGTGAAGATCGACGCGCCGGGGCACCTGACGATCCTGCGCGAACTGGTGTCCGAAAAACTCGGGCGCGACTGGGACCTGCAGGAGATCCACCTGAACCTGATTTCGCTGTCGGGAAACATCGACGAAGACGACGACGCCTTCACCCTGCGCTGGAACACCTGA